One window from the genome of Pantoea cypripedii encodes:
- a CDS encoding efflux RND transporter permease subunit, whose translation MSKFFIERPIFAWVIAIIVMLVGAIATLKLPVNQYPDISPPAVSISVTYPGASAETTQNTVVQVIEQQLNGLDGLRYLESSSASDGSAQIIATFNQGINPDIAQVQVQDRVSLAESQLPTDVTQQGIRIRKYQKNFMMVVGLISKDGKLTNGDLADMLVSKLEDPISRTPGVGDFMVLGSEYAMRIWLDPAKLYKYNLMPSDVSTAIDNQNVQVSSGSLGGLPTIQGAKTQATVLGKTRFTTVKQFENVLLKVNSDGSQVRLKDVASVALGPQSYGIDATLNGKPAAGIALRLATGANELNTAKAVRQTIADLKESLPDNVEVTYPYDTSPVVSASIEEVVKTLIEAVVLVFFVMLIFLQNLRATMITTLVVPVVLLGTFGILAAFGYSINTLTMFGMVLAIGLLVDDAIVVVENVERVMHEERLDPKTATIKSMQQIQGALFGIALVLSAVLLPMAFFNGSTGVIYRQFSITIVSAMALSVIMALIFTPALCATLLKASSAEHKTTGFAGWFNRKFDSGAMHYTRGVNKVLSRRGLFMVVYLVIVGVTGFLFTRVPTTFLPNEDQGLMMVQMTLPVNASSQRTQQVINDLNDYLQKNEASVVTTTFGVAGFNFAGRGQSNAMAFVRLKDWGERTHSGQSVQDLANRVMAHFASYKNAKIFAMVPPAVMELGNATGFDLYLQDTGAHTHQQMMDATHQLIDLANKDPRLAQVRMNGLEDEPQYQLEINDEKASALGLSMTDINNTLSVAWGSSYIDQFMYNGRVKEVYLMGKADSRVTPSDLNKWYFRNSSGTMVPFSAFASGKWVYGSPHFERFNGLTAEEILGSPAPGKSTGEAMKAVEELAKQLPSGFRVQWYGISYEEQASGNQTTQLYMISILVVFLCLAALYESWSIPFSVILVVPLGVLGTICAVLMRGLQNDVFFQVGLLTTVGLAAKNAILIVEFAKELHEREGKSLVEAAVEAARLRIRPIIMTSMAFILGVLPLTISNGAGAGSQHSIGTAVAGGMITATFLAIFFVPMFYVVVSQFFSRKKKASAEGVQHDN comes from the coding sequence ATGTCTAAGTTTTTTATTGAACGCCCGATATTTGCGTGGGTGATCGCGATCATTGTGATGCTGGTCGGGGCGATTGCGACGCTCAAACTGCCGGTTAACCAATACCCCGATATCTCACCCCCGGCGGTTTCGATTTCCGTCACCTATCCGGGTGCCAGTGCGGAAACCACGCAAAACACCGTGGTCCAGGTGATTGAGCAGCAACTTAACGGCCTGGACGGTCTGCGTTACCTCGAATCCAGCAGTGCTTCCGACGGCAGTGCGCAGATCATCGCCACCTTTAACCAGGGGATCAACCCGGATATTGCTCAGGTACAGGTGCAGGACCGCGTTTCTCTGGCGGAATCGCAACTACCGACCGATGTGACCCAGCAGGGTATCCGCATCCGTAAGTACCAGAAAAACTTCATGATGGTGGTTGGCCTGATTTCGAAAGACGGCAAGCTGACCAACGGTGACCTCGCGGATATGCTGGTCTCCAAACTGGAAGACCCGATTTCCCGTACTCCGGGTGTCGGTGACTTTATGGTGCTGGGTTCCGAATACGCGATGCGTATCTGGCTCGATCCCGCCAAATTGTACAAATACAACCTGATGCCGAGCGATGTCAGCACCGCGATTGATAATCAGAACGTGCAGGTGTCTTCCGGTTCGCTGGGTGGGCTGCCAACCATTCAGGGGGCGAAAACGCAGGCAACGGTCCTCGGCAAAACCCGTTTCACTACGGTGAAACAGTTTGAGAACGTGCTGCTGAAAGTGAACAGCGATGGTTCTCAGGTGCGCCTGAAAGATGTGGCGTCGGTCGCGTTGGGGCCACAAAGCTACGGCATTGACGCCACGCTCAACGGCAAACCGGCGGCAGGTATCGCCTTGCGTCTGGCAACCGGTGCCAACGAGCTGAACACCGCGAAAGCGGTCCGTCAGACCATTGCCGATTTGAAAGAATCGCTGCCGGATAACGTGGAAGTCACTTATCCCTACGACACCTCGCCAGTGGTGAGCGCGTCAATTGAAGAAGTGGTGAAAACGCTGATCGAAGCCGTGGTGCTGGTGTTCTTCGTGATGCTGATCTTCCTGCAAAACCTGCGCGCCACGATGATCACCACGCTGGTGGTGCCGGTGGTCCTGCTGGGCACCTTCGGTATCCTTGCGGCCTTTGGTTATAGCATCAACACCCTGACGATGTTCGGGATGGTGCTGGCGATAGGGCTATTGGTGGATGATGCCATCGTGGTGGTGGAGAACGTCGAGCGTGTGATGCACGAAGAACGGCTCGATCCGAAAACCGCCACCATCAAATCGATGCAGCAAATCCAGGGGGCGTTGTTCGGTATCGCGCTGGTGCTGTCGGCGGTCCTGCTGCCGATGGCGTTCTTCAATGGTTCGACCGGGGTTATCTATCGTCAGTTCTCGATCACCATTGTCTCGGCGATGGCGCTGTCGGTGATTATGGCGTTGATCTTTACCCCGGCACTGTGCGCCACCTTATTGAAAGCCAGTTCGGCCGAGCACAAAACCACCGGGTTTGCCGGTTGGTTTAACCGCAAGTTTGATAGCGGTGCGATGCACTACACCCGCGGTGTGAATAAGGTGCTGTCCCGCCGTGGGCTGTTCATGGTGGTGTATCTGGTGATTGTCGGGGTGACCGGTTTCCTGTTTACCCGCGTACCCACCACCTTCCTGCCCAATGAAGACCAGGGCCTGATGATGGTGCAGATGACCCTGCCGGTAAACGCCTCGTCGCAGCGTACTCAGCAGGTGATCAACGATCTGAATGATTACCTGCAAAAGAACGAAGCCTCAGTGGTCACCACCACCTTTGGCGTGGCGGGCTTTAACTTTGCCGGTCGCGGTCAGAGTAACGCCATGGCGTTTGTGCGTCTGAAGGACTGGGGGGAGCGTACCCATAGCGGCCAGAGCGTGCAGGATTTGGCCAACCGCGTAATGGCGCATTTTGCCAGTTACAAAAACGCCAAAATCTTTGCCATGGTGCCGCCTGCGGTCATGGAACTGGGTAACGCCACCGGCTTTGACCTCTATTTGCAGGATACTGGCGCGCACACCCATCAGCAGATGATGGATGCCACGCATCAGTTGATTGATCTGGCGAACAAGGACCCGCGTCTGGCTCAGGTACGCATGAATGGCCTGGAAGATGAGCCGCAGTATCAACTGGAGATTAATGACGAGAAAGCCAGCGCGCTCGGTCTGAGCATGACCGACATCAACAACACCTTGTCGGTGGCCTGGGGTTCCAGCTATATCGACCAGTTCATGTACAACGGCCGTGTGAAAGAGGTGTACCTGATGGGGAAAGCGGATTCCCGCGTGACACCGTCTGACCTCAACAAATGGTACTTCCGCAACTCCAGCGGCACCATGGTTCCGTTCTCGGCTTTTGCCTCCGGTAAATGGGTGTACGGCTCTCCACACTTCGAACGCTTTAACGGCCTGACGGCGGAAGAGATCCTCGGCTCCCCGGCACCGGGTAAAAGTACCGGTGAAGCGATGAAAGCGGTTGAGGAGCTGGCGAAGCAGCTGCCGAGCGGTTTCCGTGTGCAGTGGTACGGCATCTCTTATGAGGAGCAGGCATCCGGTAACCAGACCACGCAGCTGTACATGATCTCCATCCTGGTGGTGTTCCTGTGCCTGGCGGCGCTGTACGAAAGCTGGTCGATTCCGTTCTCAGTGATTCTGGTGGTGCCGCTTGGCGTGCTGGGCACCATCTGCGCGGTGTTGATGCGCGGCTTGCAGAACGATGTGTTCTTCCAGGTAGGGCTATTAACCACCGTCGGGCTGGCGGCGAAGAACGCCATCCTGATTGTTGAATTTGCGAAGGAACTGCACGAGCGGGAAGGTAAGAGCCTGGTGGAAGCGGCAGTGGAGGCAGCCAGACTGCGTATCCGCCCCATCATCATGACTTCAATGGCCTTTATCCTCGGCGTGCTGCCGCTCACTATCTCTAACGGTGCGGGCGCGGGTAGCCAGCACTCCATCGGTACGGCAGTGGCTGGCGGGATGATTACCGCTACCTTCCTCGCCATCTTCTTTGTGCCGATGTTTTACGTGGTGGTGTCGCAGTTCTTCTCGCGTAAGAAAAAAGCATCCGCAGAGGGGGTGCAGCATGATAACTAA
- a CDS encoding efflux RND transporter periplasmic adaptor subunit, protein MRLKLLSASVVFLLAACDQGGATPAASATPQVGVVTLKTEPVTLVTQLPGRTTAVRTAQVRPQVSGVIQKILFTEGGEVKEGQPLYQIDPASYKAAYDKAMATWQNDAMLTKRYQPLAAAHAISQQTYDDAVAAEREAKADVETAKVNLDYTLVKAPISGHISRSIYTAGALVTSGQTDYLATITQLDPIFVDVNQSSTDLLHLRRALADGKIAKIDDNTAAVGLTLEDGSQYGAQGKLAFSEVNVDTATGTVVLRAVFPNPKDELLPGMYVHASFPQGVQQQGILVPQESIMHDTKGQPYVYVVKSDNTIEQRSISTGEMIKGEWLVTGGLKEGENVVVNNLQSVRSGVKVTTTAANTNDTPSANAVSLSMTDAAAQ, encoded by the coding sequence ATGCGCCTGAAACTTCTTTCTGCCAGCGTCGTGTTTTTACTGGCAGCCTGTGATCAGGGCGGAGCTACACCCGCCGCGTCTGCGACGCCGCAAGTCGGCGTTGTTACCCTGAAAACCGAGCCTGTCACGCTGGTGACGCAACTGCCTGGCCGCACCACGGCGGTAAGAACCGCCCAGGTACGTCCGCAGGTCAGCGGTGTGATCCAAAAAATACTTTTCACCGAAGGGGGAGAAGTCAAAGAGGGTCAGCCGTTGTATCAAATCGACCCGGCCTCGTATAAAGCCGCTTATGACAAAGCCATGGCGACCTGGCAAAACGATGCCATGCTGACGAAACGCTATCAGCCACTGGCAGCGGCACACGCCATCAGCCAGCAAACCTATGATGATGCGGTGGCGGCCGAGCGCGAAGCGAAAGCCGATGTGGAAACCGCCAAAGTGAATCTCGACTACACCCTGGTGAAAGCGCCCATCTCCGGTCATATCAGCCGTTCGATTTACACCGCCGGTGCGCTGGTGACCAGCGGGCAAACTGACTATCTCGCCACCATTACCCAGCTGGATCCCATTTTTGTCGATGTGAATCAGTCATCAACCGATCTGCTGCACCTGCGCCGCGCGCTGGCGGACGGCAAGATCGCGAAGATCGACGATAACACCGCCGCCGTGGGCCTGACGCTGGAAGATGGCAGCCAATATGGCGCGCAGGGCAAGCTGGCCTTCTCGGAAGTGAATGTGGATACCGCCACCGGCACCGTGGTGCTGCGCGCCGTGTTCCCGAACCCGAAAGATGAGTTGCTGCCGGGTATGTATGTGCACGCCAGCTTCCCGCAGGGCGTTCAGCAGCAGGGCATCCTGGTGCCGCAGGAATCCATCATGCATGACACCAAAGGCCAGCCTTATGTCTACGTGGTGAAAAGCGATAACACCATTGAACAGCGCAGCATCAGCACCGGCGAGATGATCAAAGGGGAGTGGCTGGTGACCGGTGGCCTGAAAGAGGGCGAGAACGTGGTGGTGAACAATCTGCAAAGTGTGCGCAGCGGCGTCAAAGTGACCACTACTGCGGCCAATACCAATGACACGCCATCCGCTAATGCCGTCAGCCTCTCCATGACTGATGCCGCGGCACAATAA
- a CDS encoding GNAT family N-acetyltransferase yields MKITDLPSEYLLGKKIKLVAPDVNRSHEMFRLILDFSAAHREFLDWVDNFCSDETVLENMNIASEDFSDDRGEYKFLIINNTSDQLVGCVSLFIRHYEIPYFEIGYWLSTKAMGRGYTTEACILVRDLAYNFLNAKRLEIRMAGRNIRSRRIAERCGFLREAVLRNNRIDGFGNVDDTYIYTYLG; encoded by the coding sequence ATGAAAATTACAGATTTGCCGAGTGAATATCTTCTTGGGAAAAAAATTAAACTTGTTGCTCCTGATGTTAATCGAAGCCATGAGATGTTTCGATTAATTTTGGATTTTTCAGCTGCACATCGAGAGTTTCTTGACTGGGTTGATAATTTCTGTAGTGATGAAACTGTCTTGGAAAATATGAATATCGCTAGTGAAGATTTCTCTGATGATCGTGGGGAATATAAATTTCTGATTATCAATAATACCTCTGACCAACTTGTGGGATGTGTTAGCTTATTTATTCGTCATTATGAGATACCCTATTTTGAAATAGGGTATTGGTTATCAACTAAAGCTATGGGGCGAGGTTATACTACGGAAGCCTGTATCCTGGTGAGAGATTTAGCTTACAATTTCCTGAATGCTAAACGTTTGGAGATCAGAATGGCGGGAAGAAATATCCGCAGCAGGAGGATAGCAGAACGTTGTGGGTTTCTTCGTGAAGCAGTTTTGAGAAATAATCGTATTGATGGTTTCGGAAATGTAGATGATACCTATATCTACACTTACCTTGGTTAA
- a CDS encoding diaminopimelate decarboxylase gives MTLPVRSLYEISQGEDYIYILDLDAMTVFVRYFKKLWEDFFPKINFAYSYKSNNISTVTQLMLREGFSAEVVSFHELKLAINDGFIGGDIYFDGPVKMDDEIEFSIKKGVNIQCDNILELERVLNISDEIGLVPNISLRLSCDYRGLGLSRFGFDKYECREAVELLNSYNISCNGIHIHSGSNLVLCQGVINTLEYFKDEINLIKDHLNFIDIGGGYPASTCGHDNVELLKNYPIKIASLLQELGINSDVISLVLEPGRVLTEDFGYLITNMISVKDRYSSNLITAAVPGTNIRSSQCHHNRKVFIIPERLGNCEHSFADVYGSNCYENDIIAKNVVVPFDLTLDDKIVISSCGAYDIMNSSNWIRKRPSIMVICKGVVCYENYRFAE, from the coding sequence ATGACATTACCAGTGAGAAGCTTATATGAAATCAGTCAGGGTGAAGATTATATCTATATTTTAGACCTTGATGCCATGACTGTGTTTGTACGCTACTTCAAAAAGTTATGGGAGGATTTTTTTCCAAAAATAAACTTCGCCTACTCCTACAAAAGTAACAATATTTCCACAGTAACACAATTAATGCTGAGAGAGGGGTTTTCAGCAGAGGTTGTATCTTTTCATGAATTAAAACTTGCAATAAATGATGGTTTTATAGGTGGGGATATTTATTTCGATGGTCCAGTTAAAATGGATGATGAAATTGAGTTTTCTATAAAGAAAGGTGTGAATATTCAGTGTGATAACATACTTGAGCTGGAAAGGGTTTTGAATATTTCTGACGAGATTGGTTTGGTGCCTAATATTTCATTGCGTCTGAGTTGCGATTATAGGGGGCTGGGTCTTTCACGTTTCGGGTTTGATAAATATGAATGTAGAGAGGCAGTCGAATTACTCAATTCGTATAATATTTCATGTAATGGGATTCATATCCACTCAGGTTCTAATCTTGTTTTATGTCAAGGTGTTATTAACACACTTGAGTATTTTAAGGATGAGATAAACCTTATCAAGGACCATCTTAATTTTATTGATATAGGTGGAGGTTACCCTGCCTCAACTTGCGGTCATGATAATGTGGAACTGCTAAAAAATTATCCCATTAAAATAGCATCACTATTGCAGGAATTAGGCATTAATTCTGACGTGATCAGCCTTGTTCTTGAGCCAGGACGCGTATTAACAGAGGATTTTGGCTATCTGATTACGAACATGATATCTGTCAAGGACCGTTATTCCAGCAATTTGATCACTGCTGCCGTACCTGGTACAAACATAAGATCTTCTCAGTGTCATCATAACCGTAAAGTATTTATTATCCCTGAGCGTCTTGGTAATTGTGAGCACAGTTTTGCCGATGTTTACGGTTCGAACTGCTATGAAAATGATATCATTGCGAAAAATGTAGTCGTTCCATTTGATCTTACTCTTGATGATAAAATAGTCATTTCTTCCTGTGGTGCTTATGACATCATGAACTCCAGTAACTGGATTAGAAAACGGCCCTCTATAATGGTGATTTGTAAAGGAGTGGTTTGTTATGAAAATTACAGATTTGCCGAGTGA
- a CDS encoding class I SAM-dependent methyltransferase, with protein MLVEQTMNININAMSYPDFLGFLGVDNTPPGGIFTLDYWIEKSSINADSHLLDLACSTGFSARNIVNKTGCHATGVDISARSIEAASQISIQNNLSERVNFFLGNAESLSLADDCFSHITAGCCFGFFSNKKAALREAKRVLKKDGYLCISSFYYDSKPDDEILSLVEKYIGFRPDVIWDYNYWVNFFSEEFLIVHEELFDLPVYSEDEIEENVNRSVCERPAFKFLSQEQQQVAFDRYFDTRLILNEHAKYQSVALWVMRVNK; from the coding sequence ATGTTAGTGGAACAAACTATGAATATTAATATTAATGCAATGAGCTATCCGGACTTTCTGGGGTTTTTGGGTGTTGATAATACACCTCCTGGAGGCATTTTTACCCTGGATTACTGGATAGAAAAATCCAGCATAAATGCAGATTCACATTTGCTTGATTTGGCGTGCTCCACTGGTTTTTCTGCTAGAAATATAGTAAATAAAACAGGTTGCCATGCAACTGGAGTTGATATTTCTGCTAGATCAATCGAGGCTGCCTCTCAGATTTCCATACAAAATAATCTCTCTGAGCGTGTTAATTTTTTTTTAGGAAATGCTGAATCCTTATCATTAGCAGATGATTGTTTTTCTCATATCACAGCAGGATGTTGTTTTGGTTTTTTTTCTAACAAAAAAGCAGCACTTAGAGAAGCGAAGAGAGTATTAAAGAAAGATGGATATCTCTGTATTTCGTCATTCTATTATGATTCGAAGCCTGATGATGAAATTCTATCTCTTGTAGAAAAGTATATTGGCTTTAGGCCAGATGTTATATGGGATTATAATTATTGGGTTAATTTTTTCAGCGAGGAATTTCTTATTGTACATGAAGAATTGTTTGACCTTCCTGTCTACAGTGAGGATGAGATAGAAGAGAATGTTAACAGATCTGTCTGTGAAAGACCGGCATTTAAGTTTCTTAGTCAAGAACAGCAACAGGTAGCATTTGACCGTTACTTCGATACCAGGTTGATATTGAATGAACATGCTAAATATCAGTCAGTAGCTTTGTGGGTGATGAGAGTGAATAAATGA
- a CDS encoding HesA/MoeB/ThiF family protein translates to MKIQLNRSLPLRYDTINKKIVAGQTFHDLIEIDDSPAFLCDLLDDLNIGEELETVLEKYKGVAEEASYDINEIIERLFEEKIITNVWQPDRYDRHRLFFEMSNINHENAMLALSNAIVGIMGAGGIGSNIAMLLAAAGVGNLMISDGDLIEESNLTRSTIFNEEQIGLLKVDALKKNISERNSLSHIETLPLLLSEENINDFNSFFSRCDIIVLSADPGNVFELISMFHECNNIPVINAGYLGRLGLVGPMMNATSKPGFKDLYIRDCEENRNGKVCLNRRYQAPSYGPLNYLVASICSHEVIRYLSTGSNCVCSKRLLINPDNYDVLFYDYEKAIDNDKL, encoded by the coding sequence ATGAAAATACAATTAAATAGATCTCTTCCTTTGAGATATGACACGATTAATAAAAAAATCGTTGCAGGACAGACTTTTCATGATCTAATTGAAATTGATGACTCACCAGCATTTCTTTGTGATTTATTAGATGATTTAAATATAGGGGAGGAGTTGGAGACTGTACTAGAAAAGTATAAAGGTGTAGCAGAAGAGGCTTCTTACGATATCAATGAGATTATAGAGAGGTTGTTTGAGGAAAAGATAATTACTAATGTCTGGCAACCAGACCGTTATGATCGACATCGTTTATTTTTTGAAATGTCAAATATCAACCATGAAAATGCGATGTTAGCTTTATCTAACGCAATAGTTGGCATTATGGGGGCTGGCGGGATTGGGTCTAATATAGCCATGTTACTTGCGGCTGCAGGGGTTGGTAACTTGATGATAAGCGATGGTGATCTGATTGAAGAATCTAATCTTACCCGTTCAACTATTTTTAATGAAGAACAAATTGGTTTGTTGAAAGTTGATGCACTTAAAAAAAACATCTCCGAGCGTAATTCATTATCTCATATTGAGACTCTGCCATTGTTATTAAGTGAGGAGAATATAAATGACTTTAATTCATTTTTTTCACGCTGTGACATTATAGTATTATCAGCAGACCCTGGTAATGTTTTTGAACTAATTAGTATGTTCCATGAATGTAATAACATTCCAGTTATAAATGCGGGATATTTAGGGAGGCTTGGCTTGGTGGGTCCGATGATGAATGCGACATCTAAGCCGGGATTTAAAGACTTATACATCAGAGATTGTGAGGAAAATAGAAATGGAAAAGTATGTTTAAATCGTAGATATCAAGCACCATCATATGGCCCTTTAAATTATCTTGTTGCATCAATCTGTTCTCATGAGGTTATTCGTTATCTTTCCACAGGGAGCAATTGCGTATGTAGTAAAAGATTATTAATAAACCCGGATAATTATGATGTGCTGTTTTATGATTATGAGAAAGCTATCGATAATGATAAGTTGTAA